The Thermosynechococcus sp. genome has a segment encoding these proteins:
- the lpxA gene encoding acyl-ACP--UDP-N-acetylglucosamine O-acyltransferase — MAVHPTAVIEAGARIGEEVEIGPFCYVAATVEIGRGTQLAPHVTLLGYTRLGENCKVHSGAVIGDLPQDLAYQGGISYVHIGDRCTLREGVTIHRGTQPETVTHVGHDCLLMAHSHLGHNVYVGNHVTIANNTLIAGYAHVGDRAFISGNCLVHQFTRIGRLAMLSGGTAIQKDVPPFCMTRSLSTNTIMGLNVVGLRRAGFSAQDRQLLKKALDILYRSQLTTSQAIQHLREQFVHPLIQEFCDFISASERGICHFVRRGEGDDRA; from the coding sequence ATGGCGGTTCATCCCACGGCAGTGATTGAGGCGGGTGCCCGCATTGGAGAGGAGGTGGAAATTGGTCCTTTTTGCTATGTGGCGGCCACGGTGGAGATTGGACGCGGTACGCAGTTGGCTCCCCATGTGACCCTATTGGGATATACCCGCCTTGGCGAGAACTGCAAAGTGCATAGTGGGGCGGTGATTGGCGATCTGCCTCAAGATCTGGCTTATCAAGGAGGAATTAGCTATGTCCACATTGGCGATCGCTGTACGTTGCGGGAGGGAGTGACGATTCATCGGGGAACCCAGCCAGAAACAGTCACCCATGTAGGGCATGATTGTTTGCTGATGGCCCATAGCCACTTGGGTCACAATGTCTATGTGGGGAATCATGTGACGATCGCCAACAATACGTTAATTGCTGGCTATGCCCATGTGGGCGATCGCGCTTTTATCAGCGGCAACTGCCTTGTGCATCAATTTACCCGCATTGGTCGCTTGGCCATGCTTTCTGGCGGTACTGCCATTCAAAAAGATGTGCCCCCCTTTTGTATGACTCGTAGCCTCAGCACCAACACGATCATGGGCTTAAATGTGGTGGGCTTACGGCGCGCCGGCTTTTCTGCCCAAGACCGACAGCTCCTCAAAAAGGCCCTAGATATTCTCTACCGCTCACAATTGACCACCTCCCAAGCCATTCAGCACCTGCGGGAACAGTTTGTGCACCCTCTGATTCAAGAGTTTTGCGATTTTATCAGTGCCTCAGAACGGGGCATTTGCCACTTTGTCCGCCGCGGCGAGGGAGACGATCGCGCCTGA
- a CDS encoding serine/threonine-protein kinase: protein MSSLSLLSVGTTLQGGKYRLDALLSQGGFGVTYRATHTLLHQTVVLKTLNLQQEPPKRIHDLGERFIQEAQRLAQFHHPHIVRVSDCFIEGGRPFIVMDYIPGRTLAQVIQEEGPLPEKTALHYIRQVASALELVHEHGLLHRDVKPDNIMLREGTDQVVLIDFGIAREYTTGVTETNTGLVSAGYAPVEQYLPRHQWTPATDVYALAATLYALLAGRPPVASILRDRVPLEDLRQFQPNLSQRTIDAIEVGMALDVRERPQTVRAWLQLLMGQSVARQTTATVAVMPQHRSTVFANTPPEGTAVVASPRQRHFSPWLWLLGMAILGSLAGIGLGLFLRNQRVDTVTPPPPHPQEQEFPPTLPTVVPPVEVTPSPTPTPTPEPEPTPTEPTPTPEQTETPTPSPSPTETPTPTPSPKEASPELTPTPPPSLSPPPPKPPKSAEPPVAPPTAVESSPPAPAPSPAPTDTMPEVSPPPTSNTEPATP from the coding sequence ATGTCCTCCCTCAGCTTGCTTAGTGTGGGCACAACCCTCCAAGGGGGCAAATATCGCCTCGATGCCCTTTTGAGCCAGGGGGGCTTTGGGGTTACCTATCGCGCCACCCACACCCTGCTCCATCAGACGGTGGTACTCAAAACATTGAACTTGCAGCAGGAACCCCCAAAGCGAATTCATGATCTGGGGGAGCGGTTTATTCAGGAAGCCCAGCGTCTTGCCCAGTTTCATCATCCCCACATTGTGCGTGTCAGTGATTGCTTTATTGAAGGGGGACGTCCCTTCATTGTCATGGACTATATCCCCGGCCGAACATTGGCGCAGGTGATTCAGGAGGAAGGGCCGCTGCCGGAAAAAACGGCGCTCCACTATATCCGCCAAGTGGCCAGTGCCCTTGAATTGGTACATGAGCATGGCCTACTGCACCGCGATGTCAAGCCCGATAACATTATGCTGCGGGAGGGCACCGATCAGGTGGTGCTGATTGACTTTGGCATTGCCCGTGAATACACCACTGGGGTGACGGAAACAAATACGGGGCTGGTGTCAGCAGGTTATGCGCCGGTGGAGCAGTATTTACCCCGCCACCAATGGACGCCCGCCACTGATGTCTATGCTCTTGCGGCAACGCTCTATGCCCTTTTGGCCGGACGCCCCCCTGTGGCCTCGATCCTGCGCGATCGCGTGCCGCTCGAGGATTTACGCCAGTTTCAGCCCAATCTGAGCCAGCGCACCATTGATGCCATTGAAGTGGGAATGGCTTTGGATGTCCGTGAGCGTCCCCAAACGGTGCGGGCCTGGTTGCAACTGCTGATGGGGCAGTCTGTGGCGCGTCAAACCACGGCAACGGTGGCGGTAATGCCGCAACACCGATCCACGGTTTTTGCAAATACGCCACCGGAGGGGACAGCTGTCGTTGCTTCCCCTAGACAACGCCACTTTTCGCCGTGGCTGTGGCTGTTGGGAATGGCCATCCTTGGCAGCCTAGCGGGCATTGGCCTAGGGCTATTTTTGCGCAATCAACGCGTGGACACAGTGACTCCTCCTCCCCCGCATCCTCAGGAACAGGAATTTCCACCAACCCTGCCGACTGTTGTACCGCCCGTAGAGGTGACGCCCAGCCCCACTCCGACACCGACCCCAGAGCCGGAACCCACCCCTACGGAACCGACGCCCACCCCGGAGCAGACGGAAACTCCCACCCCCAGTCCGAGTCCTACGGAAACTCCCACCCCCACTCCAAGTCCTAAGGAAGCCTCCCCAGAGTTAACGCCAACTCCTCCGCCATCCCTATCTCCACCCCCCCCAAAGCCCCCAAAGAGCGCCGAGCCGCCCGTCGCCCCCCCCACCGCCGTTGAATCCTCTCCACCGGCACCGGCGCCCTCGCCAGCACCGACAGACACAATGCCCGAGGTATCACCCCCGCCAACGAGTAACACTGAACCGGCTACCCCTTAG
- a CDS encoding DUF1995 family protein, with the protein MSIFPPDSLESALSQAQQATQAALQEGKNRLQIEILLPDLNPMGLAAGYLPLFAAMGSDLKVFFADAGAAALARREWGETAYSVRGVNELLTPIEASDRAIVIVAPTPVEVTAIEQMCLTAGDRPFVLLNPRLQDVAVVGIGYAGRRLRERFLNTLEPCYYLRPLAETMILWRCYPQPWQIWQYSETAPTCLAEFAQRPSSEDIERALTPQGNPHGQGIFSRLAAFLRALQN; encoded by the coding sequence ATGTCCATTTTCCCCCCCGATAGTCTGGAGAGTGCCCTCAGCCAAGCCCAACAGGCTACCCAAGCGGCGCTCCAAGAGGGTAAAAACCGCCTGCAAATCGAGATTCTGCTCCCTGATCTCAATCCCATGGGCTTAGCGGCTGGCTACCTGCCCCTGTTTGCGGCAATGGGCAGTGATCTCAAGGTCTTTTTTGCCGATGCTGGCGCTGCTGCTCTTGCTCGTCGTGAATGGGGGGAAACCGCCTATAGTGTGCGGGGGGTTAATGAACTTCTGACACCCATTGAAGCGAGCGATCGCGCCATTGTGATTGTTGCCCCTACCCCTGTGGAGGTCACGGCAATTGAGCAGATGTGTCTCACTGCGGGCGATCGCCCCTTTGTCCTTTTGAACCCAAGGCTACAGGATGTGGCCGTAGTTGGCATTGGCTACGCCGGTCGGCGGTTGCGGGAACGATTTTTGAACACCCTCGAACCCTGCTATTACCTGCGTCCCCTCGCAGAAACCATGATTCTCTGGCGCTGTTATCCCCAACCGTGGCAAATTTGGCAATACAGTGAAACAGCCCCCACCTGCTTAGCAGAATTTGCGCAACGCCCCAGTAGCGAAGACATTGAGCGTGCCCTCACCCCCCAAGGTAACCCCCATGGTCAGGGAATCTTTAGTCGCTTGGCTGCCTTTTTACGAGCACTTCAGAACTAG
- a CDS encoding Hpt domain-containing protein gives MTSPIDWDYLATLSGGDREFELELLQAFVEDAQQRLTALVEAVNQGNVDQIKRDAHHLKGASGNVGISAMQAVAAQLEQSTTTETLGQAKALIEELQHLFNTVVNEVSA, from the coding sequence ATGACATCGCCAATTGATTGGGACTATTTGGCTACCCTTTCGGGGGGCGATCGCGAGTTTGAGTTGGAACTGCTACAAGCCTTTGTCGAGGATGCCCAGCAACGCCTAACGGCTTTGGTGGAAGCTGTGAACCAAGGGAACGTGGATCAAATCAAGCGAGATGCCCATCACCTCAAGGGAGCCAGTGGTAATGTCGGCATTAGCGCCATGCAAGCAGTAGCGGCACAATTAGAACAGTCCACTACCACAGAGACCCTAGGGCAGGCCAAAGCGCTCATAGAGGAGCTACAGCACCTCTTTAACACCGTGGTCAATGAAGTTTCTGCCTAG
- the argC gene encoding N-acetyl-gamma-glutamyl-phosphate reductase has translation MGDRVKVAIVGASGYGGVQLVRLLLEHPQVEIVYLGGEGSAGRPYTELYPHLQGRVHLTVEPVSVEVIGDRAQVVFLSLPNGIACQLVPQLLDQGCKVLDLSADYRFQDLKTYTQWYGEPRADQATAQKAVYGLPELYRDRIRQSALIGCPGCYPTASLLALAPLMKQGLIEPNTAIIDAKSGTSGGGRQGKIHLLLAEADNSLAPYNVARHRHTPEIEAICSDLAGQSVLVQFTPHLVPMPRGILATVYATLRDPGLVREDLITIYQAFYRHSPWVNILPPGLYPQTKWAWGTNACFIGIEVDERTGRVIVMSAIDNLMKGQASQAVQCLNLMMGWPETMGLPQVAFYP, from the coding sequence ATGGGCGATCGCGTGAAAGTGGCGATTGTGGGGGCCTCAGGCTATGGGGGGGTGCAACTGGTGCGCTTACTCCTGGAGCATCCCCAAGTGGAGATTGTTTATCTCGGTGGTGAAGGCAGTGCCGGTCGTCCCTACACCGAGTTATATCCCCACTTGCAGGGGCGGGTGCATCTGACAGTGGAGCCCGTATCCGTGGAGGTCATTGGCGATCGCGCCCAAGTGGTGTTTCTCTCGCTGCCCAATGGCATCGCCTGTCAGCTTGTCCCACAACTCCTTGACCAGGGCTGTAAAGTGCTGGATCTATCGGCAGACTATCGCTTTCAGGATTTGAAAACCTATACCCAGTGGTACGGTGAACCCAGGGCAGATCAGGCTACGGCACAAAAGGCGGTCTATGGCTTACCAGAACTCTATCGCGATCGCATTCGCCAAAGTGCCCTCATTGGTTGTCCGGGGTGTTACCCCACCGCTAGTTTGCTGGCCCTGGCACCTTTAATGAAGCAAGGGCTGATTGAACCCAATACGGCAATTATTGATGCCAAGTCCGGTACCTCTGGCGGCGGGCGTCAGGGCAAAATCCATCTCCTCCTTGCAGAAGCTGACAACTCCCTTGCCCCTTACAATGTTGCGCGTCACCGCCACACCCCAGAAATTGAAGCTATTTGTAGTGATTTGGCGGGCCAAAGTGTGCTCGTGCAGTTTACACCCCACCTCGTGCCGATGCCGCGGGGGATTTTGGCCACTGTCTATGCCACACTGCGGGATCCGGGTCTGGTGCGTGAAGATTTGATCACCATCTACCAAGCCTTTTATCGCCATTCCCCTTGGGTGAATATCCTGCCCCCCGGCCTCTATCCCCAAACCAAATGGGCCTGGGGGACCAATGCCTGCTTTATTGGTATTGAGGTGGATGAGCGCACTGGCCGGGTGATTGTCATGTCTGCTATTGACAACCTGATGAAGGGCCAAGCCTCCCAAGCGGTGCAGTGCTTGAATTTGATGATGGGTTGGCCAGAGACGATGGGCTTACCGCAGGTTGCCTTTTATCCCTAG